A single genomic interval of Campylobacterota bacterium harbors:
- a CDS encoding DUF465 domain-containing protein → MLHEYRDIITHMKQNDAANAHFLKIFDRHNELDDQIAKAENGEVPMSDLEIEKLKKEKLLLKDEAYAMIVEYKKAHNL, encoded by the coding sequence ATGCTACACGAATACCGCGACATCATCACCCATATGAAACAAAACGATGCGGCGAATGCCCACTTTTTGAAAATTTTCGACCGCCACAACGAACTTGACGACCAGATCGCCAAAGCCGAAAACGGCGAAGTTCCGATGAGTGATCTCGAAATCGAAAAACTCAAAAAAGAGAAACTGCTTCTCAAAGACGAAGCGTACGCGATGATCGTCGAGTACAAAAAAGCGCACAACCTCTAA
- a CDS encoding methyl-accepting chemotaxis protein, with protein MKNWSISQKVHIPLVASIAIGFVIVLLNYWVSVDQIRENVYAAQSKEMTTVYEEAIEAKKNVGITNAISISKNSAVVGGLASENREQTLASLKSLSKEFKENTKFGNIKIHVHDRDVRSFLRAWKPDKYGDDLSGFRKTILAVKETRKPLVAIEIGVAGLELRGIAPITSNGEYIGSVEFMQGLNSVVKDLRQNFGTEVIVAIDNRHLDTANELEKAPKVGSAHTLAVKEDVVDKSFLAELGSATFDPASGPFVTEGYYVTPIAISDFSGERIGYAFSGKKLETVEALVNESENSLLRQVVIMALVDVVILFLLIAIIRRAVTGPIEHLDEIAQELASGDADLSKRLRVTSRDEIGKAAESFNVFIEKVEAIAREAQQQAAEASEAKARTEEQVRKIQMSLALAHGMIGGTIDNAGSLRNSLESSIEDLNDVNALNAETGVVVDQVSAQTDAIMASMTDITEMINDSRENSEQLNHNVSEISNVITLIKDISDQTNLLALNAAIEAARAGEHGRGFAVVADEVRKLAERTQKATSEVEANISVLKQNSVGMLENSERVEEYAVDSARRLDEFKQVMTRLIENVEKIKQDNQTISHEIFTNMAKIDHMIFKAHAYEAGFEGKSSHAFGDHHGCALGQWYEQGDGKTVFGGTDAYGRMSGPHKKVHDEIRKAMELLEKESEGRDEKIIACFEEAEKASRELFAILNDMVKG; from the coding sequence ATGAAGAACTGGAGTATCTCCCAAAAGGTCCATATTCCGCTTGTGGCGTCGATTGCGATCGGGTTTGTGATCGTACTGCTCAATTACTGGGTATCGGTCGATCAGATCCGCGAAAACGTCTACGCGGCGCAGAGCAAAGAGATGACGACCGTGTATGAAGAAGCGATCGAAGCGAAGAAAAACGTCGGGATCACCAATGCGATCAGCATTTCCAAAAACAGTGCGGTCGTCGGCGGCCTGGCCTCGGAAAATCGCGAACAGACGTTGGCGAGCCTCAAATCGCTTTCCAAAGAGTTCAAGGAAAACACCAAGTTCGGCAACATCAAGATACACGTCCATGACCGTGACGTGCGCAGCTTCCTCCGGGCGTGGAAGCCTGACAAATACGGCGACGACCTTTCGGGATTCCGTAAAACGATCCTAGCCGTCAAGGAGACGCGCAAGCCTCTGGTCGCAATCGAGATCGGGGTTGCGGGACTCGAGCTTCGCGGGATCGCTCCGATCACGTCCAATGGCGAGTACATCGGCTCGGTGGAGTTCATGCAGGGGCTTAATTCGGTGGTCAAGGACCTGCGCCAGAACTTCGGAACCGAAGTGATCGTCGCGATCGACAACCGACATCTCGATACCGCCAACGAGCTTGAAAAAGCGCCTAAGGTGGGCAGTGCCCATACCCTGGCGGTGAAAGAAGACGTTGTCGACAAATCGTTTCTCGCCGAGCTTGGATCGGCTACGTTCGACCCTGCCTCAGGTCCTTTCGTGACCGAAGGCTATTACGTCACCCCGATCGCGATCAGCGATTTTTCGGGGGAGCGGATCGGGTATGCGTTTTCGGGCAAAAAACTCGAAACGGTCGAAGCGCTGGTCAATGAATCGGAAAATTCGCTTCTGCGGCAGGTCGTCATCATGGCGCTCGTCGACGTCGTGATCCTCTTTTTGCTCATCGCGATCATCCGTCGCGCCGTTACGGGACCGATCGAGCACCTCGATGAGATCGCGCAGGAACTTGCCAGCGGCGATGCGGACCTGAGCAAACGGCTGCGCGTCACCTCGCGCGACGAGATCGGCAAGGCGGCGGAGAGTTTCAACGTCTTTATCGAAAAAGTCGAGGCGATCGCGCGCGAAGCTCAACAGCAGGCGGCCGAAGCCTCCGAGGCGAAAGCCCGTACCGAAGAGCAGGTGCGCAAGATTCAGATGTCGCTCGCACTTGCGCACGGCATGATCGGCGGAACGATCGACAATGCCGGAAGTCTGCGCAACAGCCTCGAGAGCAGCATTGAAGATCTCAACGACGTCAATGCCCTCAATGCCGAAACCGGGGTGGTCGTCGATCAGGTGAGTGCGCAGACCGATGCGATTATGGCGAGTATGACCGACATTACCGAAATGATCAACGACTCGCGGGAGAATTCCGAACAGCTCAACCACAATGTCAGCGAAATCTCCAACGTCATCACCCTGATCAAGGATATCTCCGACCAGACGAACCTTCTGGCGCTTAATGCCGCGATCGAAGCGGCGCGTGCCGGCGAGCACGGCCGCGGATTCGCCGTCGTCGCCGACGAGGTGCGCAAACTGGCCGAGCGGACCCAGAAAGCGACCAGCGAGGTGGAAGCGAACATCAGCGTCCTCAAGCAAAATTCGGTCGGGATGCTCGAAAACAGCGAACGGGTCGAGGAATATGCCGTCGATTCCGCCCGCAGACTCGACGAGTTCAAACAGGTGATGACCCGCCTGATCGAAAACGTCGAAAAAATCAAGCAGGACAACCAGACGATCAGTCACGAGATTTTCACCAATATGGCCAAAATCGATCATATGATCTTCAAGGCGCATGCTTACGAAGCGGGATTCGAAGGGAAATCTTCACACGCTTTCGGGGACCACCACGGATGCGCGCTCGGGCAGTGGTACGAACAGGGGGACGGGAAAACGGTCTTCGGCGGTACCGATGCGTACGGACGCATGAGCGGTCCGCACAAAAAAGTTCACGACGAAATCCGAAAAGCGATGGAACTGCTGGAAAAAGAGAGCGAGGGACGGGATGAAAAGATCATCGCCTGCTTCGAGGAAGCCGAAAAAGCAAGCCGCGAACTCTTCGCGATACTCAACGACATGGTGAAGGGGTAA
- the asnB gene encoding asparagine synthase (glutamine-hydrolyzing), giving the protein MCGVFGIIGDYSPHQARAALARISHRGRDHCGTVEEAGVFFAHQRLSITDLHPRARQPMRRGKVLVSFNGEIYNHARLREKLGGEWETRSDTEVLLRAYEAWGIGCLEHLEGMFAFALLDGEKLYLVRDRFGKKPLFYHRGERGFFFASEIKALKPFLPSVRLNSEALHSYLSFLAPVAPHTFYEGIEKLGAGEWLCYEQGEVTRRRYYTLLDAPSSALRSLDEAVDTLDAHLHRSVAMRLPREVPAAALLSGGLDSAMICAVAASQGTKLPVFTLGYDEYGAYDERSNAAQTARYLGLEHTEVVMSQNDFDTHLDDMLDHMDEPLNDPAALPLYLLMRRISSEGYKVVLSGEGSDELFLGYRQYFEYLDIENAASLHHKNWLKKYFHAHFSMNREWEWYKRVFDDTLLFRTSGEKFTDLQQNMLLRRNVRDNESLRFLRLYRELFEGSAHTHPAQWYGYVDLQVFVAEHFLAKLDRVSMAHTLEARTPFLDHCLAEAAFSVDPSVKIGEGKTKGLLKAAARRYLPDEVIDRKKKGFSNPYMEWLIASGRIGLIAEVNDQTGLFRPEVVEKYIDMARRGRFKQHVWGLYVLSHWLKREML; this is encoded by the coding sequence ATGTGCGGCGTATTCGGGATCATCGGCGACTATTCTCCCCATCAGGCGCGCGCGGCCCTGGCGCGGATTTCCCATCGCGGCCGCGATCACTGCGGCACCGTCGAAGAAGCGGGGGTGTTTTTCGCCCATCAGCGCCTCTCGATCACCGACCTGCACCCGCGTGCCCGCCAGCCGATGCGGCGCGGGAAGGTGCTGGTCAGTTTCAACGGCGAGATTTACAACCATGCGCGGCTGCGGGAAAAACTCGGGGGAGAGTGGGAAACCCGCAGCGATACGGAGGTGCTGCTGCGCGCTTACGAGGCATGGGGGATCGGATGCCTTGAACATCTGGAGGGGATGTTCGCGTTTGCCCTCCTCGATGGGGAGAAACTCTATCTTGTCCGCGACCGTTTCGGCAAAAAACCCCTCTTTTACCATCGGGGGGAGCGGGGCTTTTTTTTCGCTTCGGAGATCAAGGCGCTGAAACCTTTTCTCCCCTCGGTGCGGCTTAATTCCGAGGCGCTTCACTCGTATCTCTCCTTTCTCGCCCCCGTCGCGCCGCATACGTTTTACGAGGGGATAGAGAAGCTCGGGGCGGGGGAATGGCTGTGTTATGAGCAGGGGGAGGTGACCCGCCGGCGCTATTACACCCTGCTTGATGCCCCTTCTTCGGCGCTGAGGTCGCTGGACGAAGCGGTTGATACGCTCGACGCGCACCTTCACCGTTCGGTTGCGATGCGCCTCCCGCGCGAAGTTCCCGCCGCCGCGCTCCTTTCGGGGGGGCTCGACAGCGCCATGATCTGCGCCGTGGCGGCGTCGCAGGGGACGAAACTCCCCGTGTTTACCCTCGGCTACGACGAATACGGTGCCTACGACGAACGCTCCAATGCCGCTCAAACCGCGCGGTATCTGGGGCTGGAACACACCGAGGTGGTAATGTCGCAAAACGATTTTGACACCCACCTCGACGACATGCTCGATCATATGGACGAACCGCTCAACGACCCCGCCGCTTTGCCTCTGTACCTGCTGATGCGGCGGATTTCTTCGGAAGGATACAAAGTGGTTCTCAGCGGGGAGGGGAGCGACGAACTGTTTTTGGGATACCGGCAGTATTTCGAATACCTCGACATCGAAAACGCCGCTTCGCTGCACCATAAAAACTGGCTCAAAAAATATTTTCACGCCCACTTTTCGATGAACCGCGAGTGGGAGTGGTACAAACGGGTGTTCGACGATACGCTGCTTTTCCGCACGTCGGGGGAAAAGTTCACCGACCTGCAGCAGAACATGTTGCTGCGGCGCAATGTCCGCGACAACGAGTCGCTGCGCTTCCTCCGCCTTTACCGGGAGCTTTTCGAGGGGAGTGCCCACACCCATCCGGCGCAGTGGTACGGGTACGTCGATCTCCAAGTGTTCGTCGCCGAACATTTTCTTGCCAAACTCGACCGGGTGTCGATGGCCCATACGCTCGAAGCGCGCACGCCGTTTCTCGATCACTGCCTGGCGGAGGCGGCGTTTTCCGTCGATCCGTCGGTGAAAATCGGGGAGGGGAAAACGAAAGGGCTGCTCAAAGCGGCGGCCCGCCGCTATCTACCCGACGAAGTGATCGACCGGAAGAAAAAAGGATTTTCGAATCCCTACATGGAGTGGCTGATCGCCTCGGGGAGGATCGGCCTTATCGCCGAAGTGAACGACCAGACGGGGCTTTTCCGCCCCGAAGTGGTGGAAAAATACATCGATATGGCGCGCCGGGGACGCTTCAAGCAGCACGTCTGGGGGCTTTATGTCCTTTCGCACTGGCTGAAACGGGAGATGTTATAA
- the accB gene encoding acetyl-CoA carboxylase biotin carboxyl carrier protein — protein sequence MDMKQIKSLLQEFDASTLSKLKITQDSFSIELEKNTGVVAAPVMAAAPAAVAAAPVAAVAPSAPAEAAAPAAAHTGDMIVSPMVGTYYAAPSPDSAPFVKVGDRIKKGQVIAILEAMKIMNELEAEFDCKIVSVLVSDGQAVEYDMPLFAVEKL from the coding sequence ATGGATATGAAACAAATCAAAAGCCTTTTGCAAGAGTTTGACGCCAGTACTCTTTCAAAATTGAAAATCACTCAGGACTCTTTTTCAATCGAACTGGAAAAAAACACGGGTGTCGTTGCGGCACCGGTTATGGCGGCCGCTCCCGCGGCGGTTGCGGCGGCTCCGGTTGCGGCGGTTGCCCCTTCGGCACCGGCTGAAGCGGCGGCTCCGGCGGCGGCCCATACGGGCGACATGATCGTTTCTCCGATGGTAGGGACATATTACGCGGCCCCTTCGCCCGATTCGGCTCCGTTTGTCAAAGTCGGCGACCGCATCAAAAAAGGGCAGGTCATCGCAATCCTCGAAGCGATGAAAATCATGAACGAGCTCGAAGCCGAATTCGATTGCAAAATCGTCAGCGTCCTCGTTTCCGACGGTCAGGCGGTTGAATACGATATGCCACTTTTCGCGGTCGAGAAACTCTAA
- a CDS encoding GAF domain-containing protein: MTPAPSYSALAEFGRALLNRPSLQEGLPMISEYAKQAIGAERCSIFVYNPKIQMLWTTLSDGTGKIMVHKDDGIVGHTVKEGKPLLVNDPYEDPRFLPLIDKKTGFVTKNIASIPIFDSNRQIIGVFQLLNKEGGFDREDARFMIFFAHYISGYLELAILFDDEATLLAKGIE; this comes from the coding sequence ATGACCCCAGCACCGTCGTACAGCGCGCTTGCCGAATTCGGCCGTGCGCTGCTCAACCGCCCTTCCCTGCAAGAGGGGCTTCCGATGATCTCCGAATACGCCAAGCAGGCCATCGGTGCCGAACGGTGCTCGATTTTCGTCTACAATCCCAAAATCCAGATGCTCTGGACCACCCTCTCCGACGGAACGGGGAAGATCATGGTTCACAAAGACGACGGGATCGTCGGCCATACGGTCAAAGAGGGCAAGCCTCTGCTCGTCAACGATCCTTACGAGGATCCCCGGTTTCTCCCCCTGATCGACAAAAAAACGGGTTTCGTGACGAAAAACATCGCTTCAATCCCGATTTTCGATTCGAACCGCCAAATCATCGGGGTGTTCCAGCTCCTGAACAAAGAGGGGGGATTCGACCGCGAAGATGCCCGTTTCATGATCTTTTTCGCCCATTACATCAGCGGTTACCTCGAACTGGCCATTTTGTTCGACGACGAAGCGACACTGCTGGCAAAGGGGATCGAATGA
- a CDS encoding nucleotide sugar dehydrogenase, which yields MATENLHISIIGLGYVGLPLAAAFAEKYRVVGFDINPRRIEELQSGYDRTLELDEAQLKAASERLSYTCDIRDIADANVYVVTVPTPIDESNRPDLTPLIKSSQTVGKVLKQGDIVIYESTVYPGVTEEVCVPELEKVSGLRFNVDFFCGYSPERINPGDKEHTVKKILKVTSGSTPEIARKVDELYQSVITAGTYLASSIKVAEASKVIENTQRDVNIALINELALIFDTMGIDTNEVIEAAATKWNFIKLKPGLVGGHCIGVDPYYLTFKAEELGYKPNLILGARQINNGMGKYIAEKTVKCMIDADKKIKNARVLVLGVTFKEDCPDLRNTKVVDIIEEMKSYRCAVDVYDPWVDPEEEKHHYRHGIIADPFQSGERYDAIIVAVGHRQFKALGMDDYRSISSGEPVIIDVKGIVPDPTWRL from the coding sequence ATGGCGACCGAAAATTTGCACATCTCCATCATCGGATTAGGTTACGTCGGGCTCCCGCTCGCGGCCGCGTTTGCCGAAAAATACCGGGTTGTCGGTTTCGACATCAACCCCAGACGGATCGAAGAGCTCCAAAGCGGTTACGACCGCACCCTCGAACTCGACGAAGCGCAGCTCAAAGCCGCCTCCGAACGTCTGAGCTATACCTGCGACATCCGCGATATCGCCGATGCGAACGTCTACGTCGTCACCGTCCCCACTCCGATCGACGAGAGCAATCGCCCCGATCTTACCCCGCTGATCAAATCGTCCCAGACCGTCGGAAAGGTACTCAAACAAGGGGACATCGTCATTTACGAGAGCACCGTCTACCCGGGCGTGACCGAAGAGGTGTGCGTCCCCGAACTCGAAAAGGTTTCGGGGCTGCGGTTCAACGTCGATTTTTTCTGCGGCTACTCCCCGGAGCGGATCAATCCCGGCGATAAAGAGCATACCGTCAAAAAAATTCTCAAAGTCACCTCGGGAAGCACCCCCGAAATCGCCCGCAAGGTTGACGAGCTCTACCAAAGCGTCATTACCGCCGGGACCTATCTCGCCAGCAGCATCAAGGTCGCCGAAGCTTCCAAGGTGATCGAAAATACCCAGCGCGACGTCAACATCGCCCTCATCAACGAACTCGCCCTGATTTTCGACACGATGGGGATTGATACGAACGAGGTGATCGAGGCGGCCGCCACCAAATGGAATTTCATCAAGCTCAAGCCGGGGCTCGTCGGCGGCCACTGCATCGGGGTCGACCCGTATTACCTCACGTTCAAGGCCGAAGAGCTGGGTTATAAACCCAACCTGATCCTCGGCGCACGCCAGATCAACAACGGGATGGGAAAATACATCGCCGAGAAAACGGTCAAATGCATGATCGATGCGGACAAAAAGATCAAAAATGCCCGCGTCCTGGTACTGGGGGTCACCTTTAAAGAAGACTGCCCCGACCTGCGCAACACCAAAGTCGTCGACATCATCGAGGAGATGAAATCGTACCGGTGCGCGGTCGACGTCTACGACCCCTGGGTCGATCCCGAAGAAGAGAAACACCATTACCGCCACGGCATCATTGCCGACCCGTTCCAAAGCGGCGAACGCTACGACGCGATCATCGTCGCCGTCGGCCACCGGCAGTTCAAGGCCCTCGGGATGGACGATTACCGTTCCATCAGTTCGGGCGAACCGGTCATCATCGACGTCAAAGGGATCGTTCCCGATCCCACGTGGAGGCTGTGA
- a CDS encoding GAF domain-containing protein: MSLEMYKRIADFGKKLSSLEQIENTLPTIAEEAKAIVGAERCSIFIVDYDAKMLWTKLSDGIGRIAIGIDAGIVGETVRAKAAQRVNDPYEHPNFLVKIDEKSGFVTRNILAVPIFSSMQEVIGVIQLLNKYSGDFAETDEGIMTFFANYISGTLELALLMEQKKTL, from the coding sequence ATGAGCCTGGAAATGTACAAACGGATCGCCGATTTCGGCAAAAAACTCTCTTCGCTCGAGCAGATCGAGAATACCCTCCCCACCATCGCCGAAGAGGCCAAGGCGATCGTGGGGGCGGAACGCTGTTCAATCTTCATCGTCGATTACGACGCGAAAATGCTCTGGACGAAGCTCTCCGACGGCATCGGGCGGATCGCCATCGGCATCGATGCGGGCATCGTGGGAGAGACGGTGAGGGCCAAGGCGGCCCAGCGGGTGAACGATCCGTACGAACATCCCAATTTTCTGGTCAAAATCGATGAAAAAAGCGGCTTCGTGACCCGCAATATCCTCGCCGTCCCGATTTTCAGTTCGATGCAGGAAGTGATCGGCGTCATCCAGCTCTTGAACAAATACAGCGGCGATTTCGCCGAAACCGACGAGGGGATCATGACTTTTTTCGCCAATTACATCAGCGGAACCCTCGAACTCGCTTTGCTGATGGAGCAAAAGAAAACGTTATAA
- the dcd gene encoding dCTP deaminase, translated as MGLKSDGWIREKALKEEMITPFCEDQVGVGVVSYGLSSYGYDIRVSNEFKIFTNLNSTVVDPKHFDDANVVDFTGDVCIVPPNSFALARTVEYFKIPRDVLAICLGKSTYARCGIIVNVTPFEPEFEGHITIEISNTTPLPAKIYANEGIAQVLFLQGDEMCETSYKDKSGKYQGQEGITLPRILK; from the coding sequence ATGGGTCTTAAAAGCGACGGATGGATTCGGGAAAAAGCGCTCAAAGAGGAGATGATCACCCCTTTTTGCGAAGATCAGGTCGGCGTCGGCGTCGTCAGTTACGGGCTTAGTTCGTACGGTTACGACATCCGGGTGAGCAACGAGTTCAAGATCTTTACCAACCTCAACTCGACGGTCGTCGACCCCAAACATTTCGACGATGCGAACGTCGTCGATTTCACCGGCGACGTCTGTATCGTCCCCCCCAACTCGTTTGCCCTCGCCCGCACGGTGGAGTATTTCAAAATCCCCCGCGACGTCCTGGCGATCTGTCTGGGGAAATCGACCTACGCCCGCTGCGGCATCATCGTCAACGTAACCCCTTTCGAACCCGAATTCGAAGGGCACATCACGATCGAGATCTCCAACACGACCCCGCTTCCCGCCAAAATCTATGCCAACGAGGGGATCGCCCAGGTACTGTTTTTGCAGGGTGACGAAATGTGCGAAACGAGCTATAAAGACAAAAGCGGAAAGTATCAGGGGCAAGAGGGGATCACCCTTCCGCGTATTTTAAAATAA
- a CDS encoding peptidylprolyl isomerase, translating into MRSLTLSAVLATFLWSAPVGGVSVLVKNSPITLYEIEQEMKQSGTNAKQSADTLIRKKLEQLEAQEKKITVTPAEVSEEIARMAAQNNLSVEQFLNAMQTVRGIGEKELKTKVEETLKGQKLYQSIAFSKMGQPTSEEEAEYYQLHLDEFSRPESFEVTTYVADSQQSLQAKIADPMREVPNVRSKDETIAFGAIHPQLAQILNKIPEGHFGPILPNGKNGFMAFYMKDKINVVTENLDSVRPEIANAILAEKRNQVLNDYFTRLRLSADIKVLRLPE; encoded by the coding sequence ATGCGTTCCCTTACCCTTTCGGCAGTGTTGGCCACCTTTTTATGGAGCGCTCCCGTCGGGGGCGTGAGCGTTTTGGTCAAAAACAGCCCGATCACCCTCTATGAGATCGAACAGGAGATGAAACAAAGCGGCACAAATGCCAAACAAAGTGCCGACACCCTGATCCGCAAAAAACTTGAACAGCTCGAAGCGCAGGAGAAAAAAATCACGGTCACCCCGGCCGAAGTCAGCGAAGAGATCGCCCGCATGGCGGCTCAGAACAATCTTTCGGTGGAGCAGTTTCTAAACGCGATGCAGACGGTGCGCGGAATCGGTGAGAAAGAGCTCAAAACGAAAGTGGAAGAGACGCTCAAAGGGCAAAAACTCTATCAGAGCATCGCTTTTTCGAAAATGGGTCAACCCACGAGTGAGGAAGAGGCCGAATACTACCAGCTGCACCTGGATGAGTTTTCCCGCCCCGAAAGTTTCGAAGTGACGACCTACGTCGCCGATTCGCAGCAGTCGCTGCAGGCCAAAATTGCCGATCCGATGCGCGAAGTGCCCAACGTCCGCAGCAAAGACGAAACGATCGCTTTTGGGGCAATACACCCCCAGCTGGCCCAGATCCTCAACAAAATCCCCGAAGGGCATTTCGGGCCGATCCTCCCCAACGGCAAAAACGGCTTTATGGCGTTTTACATGAAAGACAAAATCAACGTCGTGACCGAAAACCTCGATTCGGTCCGCCCCGAAATCGCCAACGCGATCCTGGCCGAAAAACGGAACCAGGTCCTCAACGACTATTTCACCCGGCTGCGCCTCAGCGCCGACATCAAGGTGCTCCGCCTTCCCGAATGA
- a CDS encoding acetyl-CoA carboxylase biotin carboxylase subunit, which yields MAEIKRILVANRGEIALRAIRTIKEMGKEAVAVYSTADKDASYLKLADAAICIGGAPSSQSYLNIPSIIAAAEISGCDAVFPGYGFLSENQHFVEICTHHGIKFIGPTPEVMVMMSDKSKAKEVMIAAGVPVVPGSDGAIKDIAEAKVRAKEVGYPVILKAAAGGGGRGMRVVEDESYIENAFLAAEAEAISAFGDGTIYMEKFIKNPRHIEVQVIADSHGNVLHIGERDCSMQRRHQKLIEESPAIALTPEVRAELHASAVRATKYIKYEGAGTFEYLLDADKNFYFMEMNTRLQVEHCVSEMVSGLDLIEMMIRVAEGEALPPQESVVLTGHSIECRITAEDPVKFLPCPGKITQWIAPGGRNVRIDTHAHAGYIVPPTYDSMIGKLIVHGKDRNDAIERMHRALSEFTITGIKTTIPFHLKMMKNPDFVSNNFDTKYLERYNG from the coding sequence ATGGCGGAAATCAAACGTATTCTTGTGGCCAACCGGGGTGAAATCGCCCTGCGTGCCATCCGTACCATCAAAGAGATGGGTAAAGAAGCGGTCGCCGTCTATTCGACGGCCGATAAAGACGCCTCTTACCTGAAGCTTGCCGACGCGGCGATCTGCATCGGGGGGGCACCCAGCTCCCAGAGCTACCTGAACATCCCCTCCATCATCGCCGCCGCCGAAATCAGCGGATGCGACGCCGTTTTCCCCGGATACGGGTTTTTGAGCGAAAACCAGCACTTCGTCGAAATCTGTACCCATCACGGGATCAAATTTATCGGACCGACCCCCGAAGTCATGGTGATGATGTCGGACAAATCGAAAGCCAAAGAGGTGATGATCGCCGCGGGCGTTCCGGTTGTTCCGGGGTCTGACGGTGCGATCAAAGACATCGCCGAGGCCAAGGTGCGTGCCAAAGAGGTCGGTTACCCGGTCATCCTCAAAGCCGCCGCCGGCGGCGGCGGGCGCGGAATGCGGGTCGTCGAAGACGAGAGCTATATCGAAAATGCGTTCCTTGCGGCCGAAGCCGAGGCGATCAGCGCCTTCGGAGACGGCACGATCTACATGGAGAAATTCATCAAAAACCCCCGTCACATCGAGGTGCAGGTGATCGCCGACAGCCACGGCAACGTTCTGCACATCGGGGAACGCGACTGTTCGATGCAGCGCCGCCACCAGAAGCTCATCGAGGAGTCCCCCGCGATCGCCCTGACTCCCGAAGTGCGTGCGGAGCTTCACGCCTCGGCGGTTCGCGCGACCAAGTACATCAAATACGAAGGGGCGGGTACGTTCGAATACCTCCTCGATGCCGATAAAAACTTCTATTTCATGGAGATGAATACGCGCCTTCAGGTCGAGCACTGCGTCTCCGAGATGGTCAGCGGCCTCGACCTGATCGAGATGATGATTCGTGTCGCCGAAGGGGAGGCACTCCCTCCGCAGGAGAGCGTCGTGCTCACCGGCCATTCGATCGAGTGCCGCATCACGGCGGAGGACCCCGTCAAATTCCTCCCCTGCCCCGGAAAGATCACGCAGTGGATTGCCCCGGGAGGACGCAACGTGCGGATCGACACCCACGCGCATGCGGGATACATCGTTCCCCCGACGTATGATTCGATGATCGGAAAACTGATCGTTCACGGCAAAGACCGCAATGATGCGATCGAGCGGATGCACCGCGCGCTGAGCGAGTTTACCATTACCGGGATCAAAACGACAATCCCTTTCCATCTCAAAATGATGAAAAACCCCGATTTCGTATCGAACAACTTCGATACCAAATACCTCGAGCGCTACAACGGCTAA